CGTTCACCGGCGCGGTGCGCGAGCGTGCGCTCTCGGCCGAGGTCTCGGGTGCCCTGAACCCGGCGCAGCAGGTCGTGAAGATCGTCAACGACGAGCTCGTCGCGATCCTCGGCGGGCAGAACCGCCCGCTGCGCCTCGCGAAGACCCCGCCGAGCGTCATCATGCTCGCGGGCCTCCAGGGCGCGGGCAAGACGACCCTCGCCGGCAAGCTCGCGCTGCACCTGCGCTCGCAGGGGCACACGCCGCTGCTCGTCGCGGCGGACCTCCAGCGCCCCAACGCCGTCACGCAGCTCGAGGTCGTCGGCGAGCGCGCCGGCGTGCCGGTCTTCGCCCCGCACCGTGGCAACCAGGGCAGCGAGGACCTGTCGGGCCTCGCGGGCGGCGACCCGGTCGCGGTCGCGCGCGAGGGTCTGGCCACGGCGCGCGCCCGCCAGCACGACGTCGTCATCGTCGACACCGCCGGCCGCCTCGGTGTCGACGCGGACCTCATGCAGCAGGCCGCGGACATCCGCGACGCCGTCGGCCCCGACGAGATCCTGTTCGTGATCGACGCGATGATCGGCCAGGACGCGGTCGCGACCGCACAGGCGTTCGCCGAGGGCGTCGACTTCACGGGTGTCGTGCTCTCGAAGCTCGACGGCGACGCACGCGGTGGCGCCGCGCTCTCGGTCGCGAGCGTGACGGGCCGGCCGATCCTGTTCGCGTCGACGGGCGAGAAGCTCACCGACTTCGAGGTCTTCCACCCGGACCGCATGGCGTCGCGCATCCTCGACATGGGCGACGTGCTCACCCTCATCGAGCAGGCCGAGAAGGCGTTCGACGCCGAGCAGGCCGAGGCGATGGCCGGCAAGCTCGCGAGCGGCGAGGACTTCACGCTCGAGGACTTCCTGCAGCAGATGCAGGCCATGAAGAACATGGGCTCGATGAAGAAGATGCTCGGCATGCTGCCGGGCATGGGCCAGATGCGTGAGGCGCTCGACAACTTCGACGAGCGCGAGGTCGACCGCATCGAGGCGATCATCCGCTCGATGACCCCCGCGGAGCGCCGCAGCCCCAAGATGATCAACGGCTCGCGCCGTTCGCGCATCGCGCGCGGCTCGGGCACCACGGCGACCGACGTGAACCAGCTCCTCGACCGGTTCGAGGGCGCGCAGAAGATGATGAAGCAGATGGCTCGCGGCGGCGGGATGGGCGTCCCCGGCATGGGGAACCTGCCCGGCATGGGCGGCAAGAAGTCGCGCGGGCGCGTCGCGCCGCCGCCCCGCAAGGCCAAGGGCAAGTCG
The Cellulomonas sp. NS3 DNA segment above includes these coding regions:
- the ffh gene encoding signal recognition particle protein; the encoded protein is MFATLSDRLTSTFKNLRTKGKLSEADIDATVREIRRALLDADVAVPVVRAFTGAVRERALSAEVSGALNPAQQVVKIVNDELVAILGGQNRPLRLAKTPPSVIMLAGLQGAGKTTLAGKLALHLRSQGHTPLLVAADLQRPNAVTQLEVVGERAGVPVFAPHRGNQGSEDLSGLAGGDPVAVAREGLATARARQHDVVIVDTAGRLGVDADLMQQAADIRDAVGPDEILFVIDAMIGQDAVATAQAFAEGVDFTGVVLSKLDGDARGGAALSVASVTGRPILFASTGEKLTDFEVFHPDRMASRILDMGDVLTLIEQAEKAFDAEQAEAMAGKLASGEDFTLEDFLQQMQAMKNMGSMKKMLGMLPGMGQMREALDNFDEREVDRIEAIIRSMTPAERRSPKMINGSRRSRIARGSGTTATDVNQLLDRFEGAQKMMKQMARGGGMGVPGMGNLPGMGGKKSRGRVAPPPRKAKGKSGNPAKRAEQERLAADRAAGLTPRAPQGSAFGLGQPAAPEQVDPGALQLPPGLDKLLGR